DNA sequence from the Malus domestica chromosome 06, GDT2T_hap1 genome:
cctatgtgtttgtcttagtgtccaacaccaaatgacttgagactagtcatactcacgcttgagtcaacacaacacatactaaccttagcggattgtcaatgcccaattggcaatcctatggctaggaacgttttaggaatgaacataagagaaaggtctcgataatctaactcacttagatcacttatctcttagaacaaatacattccttggattctcttattgcttaaacacatgatacaataaatagtgattaacaataagatttgccctccattaaacatataaaagtttaatacattaagtattccaaaaagctattacatcaaatgagtggctttgtgggcatacttccaacacctcgtgcatcaccgtgggattgaagtggaTGAAAATAAAGCACGCATAATCATCAATGCTCCACCCCCGACGACGAAGAAATAACTACAATCCTTACTCGgtaagataaattttctccgcCGATTTATAGCTAACTCGGCGGGTAAAATGAAAGTGTTATctacgcttttgaaacttaaggatttagataaatttgagtggaaagatgagcatcaggcggcgtttacacAAATCAAAGTTTCCCTCACGACACCACCTATCCTCGTCCCACCCCGAcgcggtaagcctctcaagctATATATCTCGGCGGTCGAAGAGACCATCGGTTGTCTCCTCGCGCAAGACAACGATGCCGAACAAGAGCAGGCTATTTTTTACCTCAGTCGAAATCTCAATCAACCGGAGATCAATTATTTCGCCGTCGAGAAACTCTGTCTCGCCGTATTTTTCGTCGCCTCTAAgcttcggcattacatgctcccatcGGTCACACaggtcattgcccagaccgacgtcaTCCGCTACATGCTCACCCGACCAATCGTAAAAGGctgaattgggaaatggacaatGGCGTTGTCTGAGTTTAGCTTGTAATACgtgccccagaaagctgtcaaaggccagACACTGGCTGACTTCCTCGCTCAACACCCTTCCCCCTATGGTTTTGGGGGCACCaacgtcgaaatcggcatggttgaaACGCGCGATAACTactggacgatgtactttgacGACTCAAGTACTTCATCCTCGGCTGGCGTCAGAATTGTCATTCAATCCCCAAACCAcaatcgttggtatttttcgctcaagCTAGATTTTGAATGCacaaataatcaggccgaatacgaagcccttatcATCGGCCTTGGCATCCTTCATGACTTGCAGGCAACCCGTGCCCTTATCCTCGGTGACTCCGAACTtatgattaaccaacttaatagATCTTTTCgatgcatgagttgtaccctggcaccctaccacatggttgccagctatttggccgaatccTTCGACGGTATTACATTTGAACATATTTCTCAGatccataataccgacgcagacgaattggctcaaatcacctccggtgcacaactcctcgggggcaagctag
Encoded proteins:
- the LOC139196766 gene encoding uncharacterized protein, whose protein sequence is MKVLSTLLKLKDLDKFEWKDEHQAAFTQIKVSLTTPPILVPPRRGKPLKLYISAVEETIGCLLAQDNDAEQEQAIFYLSRNLNQPEINYFAVEKLCLAVFFVASKLRHYMLPSVTQVIAQTDVIRYMLTRPIKAVKGQTLADFLAQHPSPYGFGGTNVEIGMVETRDNYWTMYFDDSSTSSSAGVRIVIQSPNHNRWYFSLKLDFECTNNQAEYEALIIGLGILHDLQATRALILGDSELMINQLNRSFRCMSCTLAPYHMVASYLAESFDGITFEHISQIHNTDADELAQITSGAQLLGGKLGQEIPVLRQLYPTLVNQ